In the genome of Notamacropus eugenii isolate mMacEug1 chromosome 5, mMacEug1.pri_v2, whole genome shotgun sequence, one region contains:
- the LOC140504546 gene encoding vomeronasal type-1 receptor 4-like: MPLHDHVLRITSFCQIAVGVLGNFLQLFFHNLIKSTSHKQRPIDTILAQLAMTNAIMLLSKGIPEAILYFRTAYFLGNYGCKFVFYIRRVSRGISMCTMCLLSAFQAVIISPNNSSLTTLKAKTPKHVRLMCVLCWILTLLMDIYVPMYITGPKNNRSYIRGVNLLYCYWENVFVETAILTTLRDISFVGCMSLASGYMVFLLCRHHQRTQKIHNRRLSPRTSPEIKATQTILLLVGTFVSTYCVSCGLLLYDVYSANSSMWVANVSTFITLCFPTISPFLLISQ, from the coding sequence ATGCCTCTACATGATCATGTCCTAAGAATCACCTCCTTTTGTCAGATTGCAGTTGGGGTCCTGGGGAACTTCTTAcaactcttctttcacaacttgattAAGTCCACCAGCCACAAGCAAAGGCCCATTGATACCATTCTGGCTCAACTTGCTATGACCAATGCCATAATGCTCCTGTCAAAGGGgatcccagaagcaatattatATTTCAGGACAGCATATTTTCTAGGAAATTATGGGTGTAAATTTGTCTTTTATATTCGAAGAGTCAGCCGGGGCATTTCTATGTGTACCATGTGCCTCCTGAGTGCATTTCAAGCAGTTATCATCAGTCCCAACAACTCTAGTTTGACCACCCTCAAGGCCAAAACACCAAAGCATGTCAGACTCATGTGCGTCCTGTGCTGGATACTCACCCTGCTCATGGATATTTATGTACCAATGTATATAACAGGCCCAAAGAACAACCGTAGCTACATTAGGGGAGTGAATCTTCTGTATTGCTATTGGGAAAATGTGTTTGTAGAGACTGCTATCCTGACAACCCTCCGAGACATCTCATTTGTAGGATGCATGAGCTTAGCCAGTGGTTATATGGTGTTTCTTCTGTGCAGACACCATCAGAGAACCCAAAAGATTCACAACAGAAGACTCTCTCCAAGGACATCTCCAGAGATCAAGGCCACCCAAACCATCTTACTGCTGGTGGGCACCTTTGTTTCCACTTATTGTGTTAGCTGTGGCCTCTTGCTATATGACGTATACTCTGCCAATTCCAGTATGTGGGTAGCAAATGTATCTACGTTTATTACATTGTGTTTTCCAACCATCAGTCCGTTTTTACTGATTTCACAATGA